The window CGATCACCATTCAAGAGAGTGTGATCCCACAAACaacaaacaaataataataatgtaagaaaAGTAAATGACACAAGatattacgtggttatatgcaatcattGTGATTGTTTTAGTCCACGACCAACTAGAGAGATTTTTTATTGAAATTTCGTGCTTAGAGTTACAGATTACCAAGGTGCTATTTATAGTGCAAATCGAAATAAGGAAACGAGCTAAACCGACTTGGTTAGCACGACATGACCTCACGGTCGCGACACGGATCTTCGCGGTCGCGAAATCCATTTATCCAAAACTATAAACAAAACCGTGATCATATGGCCTGAAGTGTTCTATTCATGTTTCCTGAAAACACCATTCTCGCAATCGCGAGAATAACATTCCAGTCGCGAGATTTGCTACATCCTTGTTTTTGGTCCTCTTTGCACCTAACAAAAATAAAGACTACAATGACCCTTGTGTACTCGTTGTGTTAGGCATCATGGTGTAGTTGTATGGGGCAAATTATGAACAAAGCAACATAGTATAGAGCATTCTAATTGGTTGAAAAACATCAACAACTTGCGTTGTTCCCATTACAACTAGCATTGTTTATAACCGGTCGGGCAAAGAAATTAGGGGCGAGATGGTGAATGTCAAAGTGAGAAAAGTGGTTCCTTAAGGTAGTTAAGTGTTTAAGTCTATGTCTTTGTTTGTTACTGTTCTTTTCGTGATTAGTTGTAGGTGAACTTTTCTTTGTTCGTTTATTTGAGGGTTGATATTGTAATCGGTGAGGGTCGGTTATAGATAATATTTTTAGCTTGTTTGGTTATTTTCTAGGTTTGAGTCTCTCAATGTTTCCCTTTGTATTTTTCGGTTGATTACTTTATCTTTTTGAAAATGTTTTCGTTTCTATAAAGGTGTGGATGGAAGAGAGTGAGAGGATTAACGCTGATGTGACATTGATAGAAGAGAGAAGTTTAGTAAAAAGTGTTACCATATGAAGTGAATTAACTCCTTCTTATAGCCTTCCGTTCTTACCATCTTCAAGGCGGTACCATAGACGTGGCCACGTGTTGCCCTTTGTTCTTATGTCATACGATGCCATTTTGGCGTATGTATATGTTTGTGAGTATGTGTATGTTCGTGTCACAATAGATAGTTTTGGTTTAACCATTTATTCTTAGTGTTGATGTGATGATGCTGATTATACTGTTAAAAAGTTTGGTGTTTACAGGACTACCTCATTAATTCACGTGTCTTCTTTCGTATTTAAAAATGAATCcttataaattataaatttttaCACAAATAATATTTGACTTGGGTAAATTATGTCGAAAGAAGAAAAAAAGCTTTTTTTTTTACGACTGCAAATTCTTTTTGACCTAGTTGAATAGATAGaaaaacaagtatatatataaagcATTTTTTAAACATTTGGCCCTTTTTAATTTTATTCATTATTCGATTGTCTATCTTGGATACCTTCAAAGACGTCCTGATCGTTTAAATTACGAAAATAGATAGTGTTATGAAAAATGTAGAGTAACATTCTTTTTCAACACAAAAAGTTGGTGCCAAACCATGACACCGATTCTGTCCCCCACACATGAGAAATGGATACGGATTTTGTTGTTTCGCGTTAATAGTCTTTTCATCTTACACAAACACATGAATACAAACAAACACACAAAGGAAATTGAGGTACAATCGTGTGCTCATTCCACCATCACATATGTCCTTGCATTTATTCACCCTAACATGATATTATGTAACAACTTAAAATCAAATTTATCAGAAATAAATATTGAACCTTTTCATATAAGCTACTATTGAACAACTAGATTTGAATGGTTTAGTTACATTTACCTGGTATTAACAAGATAAAACAATTTAATAGTTTGTACTTGCTTGTTTCATATAGTACACTAGGCATCTTCATATAAGTCGGGTACATTGCAATAATATGTAGTCACTCAAAATCAAATGGAAACCAAAAATAACAAAGATTCTAATTTCAAACAAAACTTGGAGATGAACAAGAGCTTGATGATCAATCATGATCACCATGACGATAATTTTTCCAAGAAGATCAAGAAAGGAGgtcatggtggtggtggtggatcgaTTAGCGGCGCAAGGTGTTGTCAGGCTGACAAGTGTACGGTTGATCTCACCGAAGCAAAGCAGTATCACCGTAGGCATAAAGTGTGTGAGCTCCATGCAAAGGCTCAAGCTGTTCTTGTGGCCGGAACACATCAAAGGTTTTGTCAACAATGTAGCCGGTTAGTGCCCTTTTCGTTGTACTATCTCGATTCTGATGCATTTTCATTTCgtaacatatataaatacataatttTGGCTGCCATCTATAACAAAATAACACATTTTTCATTAGGAAAAAAGAAATAGTAGATAtagataattaaataatataaataggATGAAAACAAACACAAACACTAATACTCGATCGGCTATTAAACATGAAACAGGGTATAGGCACACAAGAAAAATGACACCTTGAAACATGTATCATTTGAGATTATTATGAGTGTTAACTGAACTTACTACAAATAATTACCGAGTACGAGTATtatttacggagtattatttatatatattaatgaaaacTACGAAGTATACCAATCTAAGTATACTGCAATAACTATTAAATTATAAGAATTTTTAAATGTAACTATAAATCACATGTAATTGTTGAAGTATATATTTCTAGAGTTGATATTTTCACTTTAATTTTTAGTCAATCTACTACATTTATGCATTAACCAGTTGTACTGTACAACTGATTACTACATAAAACTATGGTACTTATCAAAAATCAAAGTAGATTTATCATTAGCTATTAGCTATATATTAATGTTAAAAGCAAATTACTTTGAAAAAATTGTTATTACCTACCTTTAAAGGGTGGTGATTGGATGACAAACTTATGTGATCTTATTTTTTTCATAAGCTTAGACTAGTATCATTATTTGAGTGACAAAATTTATGAATCATATGAAAAATAAGTTCTAAAAAAAATAAGCTAGTTCATCTAACTTATAAAATAAGCACATCACCTTTGAAATGAAAATTTACATAACTAGGTTAGTATATACTATTTTATCATATATTTTACAGTTAGTTTTAGTCTATTTACAATTATTAGCGCTAGCTATATTGTCAAACACTTgtaaaaaataataagttacaacttCAAAAACAAACTCTAGTTATAATCTTAAGCTTCAATTACTTTCATCAAACACACTCAAAATTAATTAGTTTTATATTTTATGTTCATATGTGTACATCTATTTGTAATATTTTTTTTATGGCTAAAATAACGATAAGATTAAACATAGTTTTTTCAACAATAGATGAAAAAAGTGAACAAATATACAATTGAGACAAAAGCGTTGCAAGGCTCGGAAGCAAAAAACGATCTATATCCCTAACCAAAGAGTAAAAACTAACTAAACCGAACTCTGAGTGTAACACCggccttttttttttaaatacacagcggaagactttaataacaAATACGATATAAGCCACGTctttacattaatccgtgtaattacgtttaagcttacacaacggtgttacgttattacaaaacattatttatacaaaagtccacatcagagttgggttgtcaaacatgtcttctgcaacagcacccatcccgactagcagtacctaaacctgcaaggggagaatatgtgggggattagcgcaccgctaagtgaatgaaatctatctaacagatatagcttaagccacacacaagctatctactaacaacaatacctgctaactaccagctagcatacaataagacaatacgaggatcggcggcttgtacgagcacacgactcccagctgatcgggcctgagtctaccgatagtccctgctactcaattcacagtatagttatccagatgcaggggatgcatcgttcacattatactccacaatcagtagcctatggacccaacctcccctaggcacggttgacctcatacggactctaacctctcctaggcacggtctcgagtccccagtctccctaagctcgactagtgccattcacacagtgtacacataattcacatacaacatcaggcaaacaataatattctatcatggcaattcctacactatgcatggtaaaagagtcaaccacagtagcattatatgctacttaaactctatccggagatagacccactcaccaattaccagcaactgctcagttattatttctgagcttcctccttgtccttatctcctgagaacagcaaaaaccaagttagaatagtgttcccatcaagattagacacactgacagcgaattatagcaaattagtaaaaatttgcgtccgctaatattttatgcattttcaaaatttacatcctgaacaccaaaatacaaacgggcagcataacggctagaattcaacacttagtaaaaatttcactgtctaagaccatcggtcgatggtcccatccatcggccgatcgtcaacacaccatcggtcgatggtctcccccaatcggtcgatcgtcaaaattacatccgctggtcagaaatcatacaccatcggtcgatggtctcgtccatcggccgatcgtcctcaccatcggtcgatggtcaacgaccatcggccgaaggtagttcatcagctgcaacagcagcaaagtgatgggtttcaacccaaaatcaccaaatctcgactttggacacgtttttgacctcaaaactgaacacaactcgtacactTGACATTtaaaaacataaacccacaacttttatgcacaaacaacaacaaattgaaccaatttgacacaaaatcccattttaacaaaaactaacttaaaaacccatttaatcacagatttgatcatgaaatcttacaaactttaccttgttagaatcacaatgacacaaggaacgatttgacaccaaaatcaagctttaattcgagatcaaatgatttagggttgtttaaGATGATGAATATGAGGTTAGGTGAGAGTGAGAGTGGGAGGAAGGTTCAGGAACAAAATGAGGGGAATTAGCTGCCTTTACACTTATTTTGgggttaaaaacccataccccacaacacacgggtatttaccagttatctgatatctttcgcacaagattaggtaacccaaacgaggtccaattaaaataaacaaacctgttctgggacccttgtcacaaactggttacAACACAATtaaaataaaacactaataaaataattgaaataaaagcacttaagactaagcacaaaccctaagggtaaaataggcaacttacaactagcccgggtttcagtctgt of the Rutidosis leptorrhynchoides isolate AG116_Rl617_1_P2 chromosome 5, CSIRO_AGI_Rlap_v1, whole genome shotgun sequence genome contains:
- the LOC139849839 gene encoding squamosa promoter-binding-like protein 3 → METKNNKDSNFKQNLEMNKSLMINHDHHDDNFSKKIKKGGHGGGGGSISGARCCQADKCTVDLTEAKQYHRRHKVCELHAKAQAVLVAGTHQRFCQQCSRFHELSEFDDAKRSCRRRLAGHNERRRKSSIEFKGTGKELIVSADVDDT